In the genome of Kitasatospora cathayae, one region contains:
- a CDS encoding MFS transporter, translated as MAITENGSTHQSAHRATLLGLLRGRDFRRLLTARILSQLSDGVFQVSLAAYVVFSPEKQSSPADIASVLAVMLLPFSVIGPFAGVLLDRWRRRQVLYFGNLARFGLGLGTGALLLVQAPTWLFFASALLVTALNRFILAGLSAALPRVVEQDTLVTANALSPTLGTVAAASGGGIGFLLHQLMVPGPEADAALVTVASLLYLSAALAARRMDRDLLGPERHGDHPALGQALKRAAVELGAAVRHLVRDCRPAVHALAAVTAARFCYGVLIVVVVMLARYTFNDPTDSAAGLATLGQAVGLSAAGFFVAAVVSPWCTRRLGLAGWMTVCLLAPVVFVPALGLFFAPIPCLAAALLLGVVTQGTKICADTVVQESVEDEFRGRVFAIYDVLFNVAFVAAALVTALVLPLSGRSVTVVVGVAGVYALAAALYLRAARRSGPLPGGGH; from the coding sequence GTGGCGATCACCGAGAACGGCAGCACCCACCAGTCCGCGCACCGCGCCACGCTCCTCGGTCTGCTCCGCGGCCGGGACTTCCGGCGGCTGCTGACCGCCCGGATCCTCTCCCAACTCTCGGACGGCGTCTTCCAGGTCTCGCTCGCCGCCTACGTGGTCTTCTCCCCGGAGAAGCAGTCCTCCCCCGCCGACATCGCCTCGGTGCTGGCCGTGATGCTGCTGCCGTTCTCGGTGATCGGCCCGTTCGCCGGGGTGCTGCTGGACCGCTGGCGCCGCCGCCAGGTGCTCTACTTCGGCAACCTGGCCCGCTTCGGGCTGGGGCTGGGCACCGGCGCGCTGCTCCTGGTCCAGGCGCCGACCTGGCTGTTCTTCGCCTCGGCGCTGCTGGTCACCGCGCTCAACCGGTTCATCCTGGCCGGCCTGTCCGCCGCCCTGCCCCGGGTGGTCGAGCAGGACACCCTGGTCACCGCCAACGCCCTGTCCCCCACCCTCGGGACAGTCGCCGCCGCCTCGGGCGGGGGCATCGGCTTCCTGCTGCACCAGCTGATGGTCCCCGGGCCGGAGGCGGACGCCGCGCTGGTCACCGTCGCCTCGCTGCTCTACCTGTCGGCCGCGCTGGCGGCCCGTCGGATGGACCGCGACCTGCTCGGTCCGGAGCGGCACGGCGACCACCCCGCGCTCGGCCAGGCGCTGAAGCGGGCCGCCGTCGAACTCGGCGCCGCCGTCCGCCACCTGGTGCGGGACTGCCGGCCCGCCGTGCACGCGCTGGCCGCCGTCACCGCGGCCCGGTTCTGCTACGGCGTGCTGATCGTGGTCGTGGTGATGCTCGCCCGGTACACCTTCAACGACCCGACCGACAGCGCGGCCGGACTGGCCACCCTCGGCCAGGCGGTCGGCCTGTCGGCCGCCGGCTTCTTCGTCGCCGCGGTGGTCAGCCCCTGGTGCACCCGCCGGCTCGGCCTGGCCGGCTGGATGACGGTCTGCCTGCTCGCCCCGGTGGTCTTCGTCCCCGCGCTCGGCCTGTTCTTCGCCCCGATCCCCTGCCTGGCCGCCGCCCTGCTGCTCGGAGTGGTCACCCAGGGCACCAAGATCTGCGCCGACACCGTGGTGCAGGAGTCGGTCGAGGACGAGTTCCGCGGCCGGGTGTTCGCCATCTACGACGTGCTGTTCAACGTCGCCTTCGTGGCCGCCGCCCTGGTCACCGCGTTGGTGCTGCCGCTGTCCGGCCGCTCGGTCACGGTGGTCGTCGGGGTGGCCGGGGTGTACGCGCTGGCCGCGGCGCTCTACCTGCGGGCCGCCCGGCGGTCCGGCCCGCTCCCCGGCGGCGGTCACTGA
- a CDS encoding inositol-3-phosphate synthase: protein MGSVRVAIVGVGNCAASLVQGVEYYKDADPAGKVPGLMHVQFGDYHVRDVEFVAAFDVDAKKVGFDLADAIGNSENNTIKICDVPPTGVTVQRGHTLDGLGKYYRETIEESDEAPVDVVQVLKDKQVDVLVCYLPVGSEDAAKFYAQCAIDAKVAFVNALPVFIAGTKEWADKFTEAGVPIVGDDIKSQVGATITHRVMAKLFEDRGVILERTMQLNVGGNMDFKNMLERERLESKKISKTQAVTSQIRDRELGAKNVHIGPSDYVAWLDDRKWAYVRLEGRAFGDVPLNLEYKLEVWDSPNSAGVIIDAVRAAKIAKDRGIGGPILSASSYFMKSPPVQYFDDEAKENVEKFIRGEVER, encoded by the coding sequence ATGGGTTCGGTTCGCGTAGCCATCGTGGGCGTGGGCAACTGCGCCGCGTCGCTGGTGCAGGGTGTCGAGTACTACAAGGACGCCGACCCGGCCGGCAAGGTCCCCGGGCTGATGCACGTCCAGTTCGGTGACTACCACGTCCGTGACGTGGAGTTCGTCGCCGCCTTCGACGTCGACGCCAAGAAGGTCGGCTTCGACCTGGCCGACGCCATCGGCAACAGCGAGAACAACACCATCAAGATCTGCGACGTCCCGCCGACCGGCGTGACCGTCCAGCGCGGCCACACCCTCGACGGCCTCGGCAAGTACTACCGGGAGACCATCGAGGAGTCGGACGAGGCCCCGGTCGACGTCGTCCAGGTCCTCAAGGACAAGCAGGTCGACGTCCTGGTCTGCTACCTGCCCGTCGGCTCCGAGGACGCGGCCAAGTTCTACGCCCAGTGCGCCATCGACGCCAAGGTCGCCTTCGTGAACGCCCTGCCGGTGTTCATCGCGGGCACCAAGGAGTGGGCGGACAAGTTCACCGAGGCCGGCGTGCCGATCGTCGGTGACGACATCAAGTCCCAGGTCGGCGCCACCATCACGCACCGCGTGATGGCCAAGCTGTTCGAGGACCGCGGTGTCATCCTCGAGCGCACCATGCAGCTGAACGTCGGCGGCAACATGGACTTCAAGAACATGCTCGAGCGCGAGCGCCTGGAGTCCAAGAAGATCTCCAAGACCCAGGCCGTCACCTCGCAGATCCGCGACCGCGAGCTGGGCGCCAAGAACGTCCACATCGGCCCCTCGGACTACGTGGCCTGGCTGGACGACCGCAAGTGGGCCTACGTCCGCCTCGAGGGCCGCGCGTTCGGCGACGTCCCGCTGAACCTGGAGTACAAGCTCGAGGTCTGGGACTCCCCGAACTCCGCGGGTGTCATCATCGACGCCGTGCGTGCCGCGAAGATCGCCAAGGACCGCGGCATCGGCGGCCCGATCCTGTCGGCCTCCTCGTACTTCATGAAGTCCCCGCCGGTCCAGTACTTCGACGACGAGGCCAAGGAGAACGTCGAGAAGTTCATCCGCGGCGAGGTCGAGCGCTGA
- a CDS encoding transglycosylase domain-containing protein gives MTRAEMRKAAQKKGKGGGRRGGADASAAAGPGKKRFIDYPRWGKTGVRRWLPSWKQWLSAFLLFFATGVGVVFYLYQTTTVPQLKDLVKEQNTIYFWADGTEMTRKGDTNRQIVELGDISPNLQNAVISAENETFRTDSGIDPKGMLRAVYNMAKGGETQGASTITQQYVKNAYLSQEQTISRKLKEFFITLKINQTTGKDDILKGYLNTSWFGRNANGAQAAAQAYYGVNAKDLNLCQSAMLAGLLKGANYYDPSKPGNHDRAVERWKWILDRMVITHNTTPEERAKCTTFPEPIAPKASSNMNGEISYLVDTANQYVMTTDKSITQQMIDKGGLKIYTTFEKDKVDALKKAVDDVKAENLDPQKRPNNDTFVQFGAASLRPGDGAMVAIYGGDGVENGHFDNNANAGGVQVGSTFKPFVLATAMQVGVQTAKDGDGKPKRINADSRYLADDMSEIRKPDGSLVIGDDGKPYRQKNEDSGKRGYVSLRQAMQWSYNVPFVQLNQDVGGPAVADMAVQMGIKRESLADPKTATFPLGTSTISPIRMATGYGTLAASGKEAEPYSVTKVEVDGKERPGFGKKDAKVALEPAVADNVTDVLVNVAKNGTGSKTNGLGRPVAGKTGTTDQNKSAWWVGYTPQLVTSVAMWREDPSKHDRESLNGTGGKESIHGGDIPTDIFTRYMKAALANEKKMDFPTPQQVGTEVDSSGAPSTVTATPTQTATETPSAPVQTQAPVQQPTQQPTQPTQGGGCVPGVDCQPTPPPTHNPKPTPTNTCLLFDCSVPSPTSSTGGSGKPGGGGKPTPTTTP, from the coding sequence ATGACCCGTGCCGAGATGCGCAAGGCCGCCCAGAAGAAGGGCAAGGGCGGTGGTCGTCGCGGCGGCGCCGACGCCTCCGCCGCGGCCGGCCCCGGCAAGAAGCGCTTCATCGACTACCCGCGCTGGGGCAAGACCGGCGTCCGGCGCTGGCTGCCGTCCTGGAAGCAGTGGCTGAGCGCCTTCCTGCTGTTCTTCGCCACCGGCGTGGGCGTCGTGTTCTACCTCTACCAGACCACCACGGTTCCGCAGCTCAAGGACCTGGTGAAGGAGCAGAACACCATCTACTTCTGGGCCGACGGCACGGAGATGACCCGCAAGGGCGACACCAACCGGCAGATCGTCGAACTGGGCGACATCAGCCCCAACCTGCAGAACGCCGTCATCTCGGCGGAGAACGAGACCTTCCGCACCGACAGCGGCATCGACCCCAAGGGCATGCTGCGCGCCGTCTACAACATGGCGAAGGGCGGCGAGACCCAGGGCGCCTCGACGATCACCCAGCAGTACGTCAAGAACGCCTATCTCAGCCAGGAGCAGACCATCAGCCGCAAGCTGAAGGAATTCTTCATCACGCTGAAGATCAACCAGACGACGGGCAAGGACGACATCCTCAAGGGCTACCTCAACACCAGCTGGTTCGGCCGCAACGCCAACGGCGCCCAGGCCGCCGCCCAGGCCTACTACGGCGTCAACGCCAAGGACCTGAACCTCTGCCAGAGCGCGATGCTGGCCGGTCTGCTGAAGGGCGCGAACTACTACGACCCCTCCAAGCCGGGCAACCACGACCGGGCAGTGGAGCGCTGGAAGTGGATCCTGGACCGGATGGTGATCACCCACAACACCACCCCGGAGGAGCGGGCGAAGTGCACCACCTTCCCCGAGCCGATCGCGCCGAAGGCCAGCTCCAACATGAACGGTGAGATCAGCTACCTGGTCGACACCGCCAACCAGTACGTGATGACCACCGACAAGTCGATCACCCAGCAGATGATCGACAAGGGTGGCCTGAAGATCTACACCACCTTCGAGAAGGACAAGGTCGACGCCCTGAAGAAGGCCGTCGACGACGTCAAGGCCGAGAACCTCGACCCGCAGAAGCGCCCCAACAACGACACCTTCGTCCAGTTCGGCGCCGCCAGCCTGCGTCCGGGGGACGGGGCGATGGTCGCCATCTACGGCGGCGACGGCGTGGAGAACGGCCACTTCGACAACAACGCCAACGCCGGCGGCGTCCAGGTCGGCTCGACCTTCAAGCCCTTCGTGCTGGCCACCGCGATGCAGGTCGGCGTGCAGACCGCGAAGGACGGCGACGGCAAGCCGAAGCGGATCAACGCCGACAGCCGCTACCTCGCCGACGACATGTCCGAGATCCGCAAGCCGGACGGCTCGCTGGTGATCGGCGACGACGGCAAGCCCTACCGGCAGAAGAACGAGGACTCCGGCAAGCGCGGCTACGTCTCGCTGCGGCAGGCCATGCAGTGGTCGTACAACGTGCCCTTCGTCCAGCTCAACCAGGACGTGGGCGGCCCGGCCGTGGCCGACATGGCCGTGCAGATGGGCATCAAGCGGGAGAGCCTGGCCGACCCGAAGACCGCGACCTTCCCGCTCGGCACCTCCACCATCAGCCCGATCCGGATGGCCACCGGTTACGGCACCCTGGCCGCCAGCGGCAAGGAGGCCGAGCCGTACTCGGTCACCAAGGTCGAGGTGGACGGCAAGGAGCGCCCGGGCTTCGGCAAGAAGGACGCCAAGGTGGCGCTGGAGCCGGCCGTCGCCGACAACGTCACCGACGTGCTGGTGAACGTGGCCAAGAACGGTACCGGCTCCAAGACCAACGGCCTGGGCCGCCCGGTGGCCGGCAAGACCGGTACCACCGACCAGAACAAGTCGGCCTGGTGGGTCGGCTACACCCCGCAGCTGGTCACCAGCGTCGCGATGTGGCGCGAGGACCCGAGCAAGCACGACCGGGAGTCGCTCAACGGCACCGGCGGCAAGGAGTCCATCCACGGTGGTGACATCCCCACCGACATCTTCACCCGCTACATGAAGGCCGCGCTGGCCAACGAGAAGAAGATGGACTTCCCGACCCCGCAGCAGGTCGGCACCGAGGTGGACTCCTCGGGCGCGCCCTCCACGGTCACGGCGACGCCCACCCAGACCGCGACGGAGACCCCGTCGGCCCCGGTCCAGACCCAGGCGCCGGTCCAGCAGCCGACCCAGCAGCCGACCCAGCCCACCCAGGGCGGCGGCTGCGTGCCGGGCGTGGACTGCCAGCCCACCCCGCCGCCGACGCACAACCCCAAGCCGACGCCGACGAACACCTGCCTCCTGTTCGACTGCTCGGTGCCGTCGCCGACCAGCAGCACGGGCGGCAGCGGCAAACCCGGCGGCGGCGGCAAGCCGACCCCGACCACCACGCCCTAG
- a CDS encoding PadR family transcriptional regulator, which translates to MGRRSGVLEFAVLGLLHDAPMHGYELRKRLNILLGALRALSYGTLYPCLKSLVAQGFLVEDNPDVEYVPATALNGKRSKIVYRLSPEGKQRFEELLADSGPDAWEDERFGVHFAFFGQTDRAVRMRVLEGRRSRLEERLERMRSSLARARERFDDYTVELQRHGLESVEREVRWLNELIETERANRTGRTGPATDGNVTAVPPKTSDGRGQETGSRDPSGPPYDRPGRSAQER; encoded by the coding sequence GTGGGCAGGCGCTCAGGAGTGCTGGAGTTCGCCGTTCTCGGCCTGCTCCATGACGCCCCGATGCACGGCTACGAGCTGCGCAAGCGGCTCAACATCCTGCTCGGAGCACTGCGGGCGCTCTCCTACGGAACGCTCTACCCGTGCCTGAAGAGCCTGGTCGCCCAGGGTTTCCTGGTCGAGGACAACCCGGACGTCGAGTACGTCCCGGCCACCGCGCTCAACGGCAAGCGGTCGAAGATCGTCTACCGGCTCTCCCCCGAGGGCAAGCAGCGCTTCGAGGAGTTGCTCGCCGACTCCGGTCCGGACGCCTGGGAGGACGAGCGCTTCGGCGTCCACTTCGCCTTCTTCGGCCAGACCGACCGGGCCGTCCGGATGCGCGTCCTGGAGGGTCGCCGCAGCCGGCTGGAGGAGCGCCTGGAGCGGATGCGCAGCTCGCTGGCCCGCGCCCGCGAACGGTTCGACGACTACACCGTCGAACTCCAGCGGCACGGCCTGGAGTCGGTGGAACGCGAGGTCCGGTGGCTCAACGAGCTGATCGAGACCGAACGGGCCAACCGCACCGGCCGGACCGGGCCCGCCACGGACGGGAACGTCACCGCCGTACCCCCCAAGACTTCGGACGGCCGTGGCCAGGAGACCGGGTCCCGCGACCCGTCCGGGCCACCGTACGACCGCCCGGGGCGCTCCGCCCAGGAGCGCTGA
- a CDS encoding glycosyltransferase family 87 protein: protein MTSSDRDETAGPQGPGAATGPTPAAVAAAAPATDTVVVPADEDRVAAAGSEVFGGPPGRRALLGVSWWIPVRVLALVVIVVSALGMVHDLPCYDQAWFQPGSPQYIHACYSDIPHLFSGRGFSAGLHPYVDRIPGTTGDLQYLEYPVLTGLFMQVAAWLTPGGGTEQAQEQWFWAINAGMLMACAVVAVVALSRTHRRRPWDAMLFALSPVLLLNGTVNWDLLAVALAAVAMAWWAHSRPGWAGVFIGLATAAKLYPLLLIGPLLVLCWRAGKWREFRVVLGGAVGAWLVVNLPIMLANWQGWSTFYVFSEHRGEDYGSFWLILMQNRGVGLADLDLYIGVLMVLGCAAIAWLGLSAPRRPRFAQLAFLVVALFVLVNKVYSPQYALWLLPLAALARPRWRDVLIWQACEVLYTLGIWSHLGFVTGPKQHGIGETWYHFAIVLHLLGTLYLVVLVVRDALHPDRDPVRWDGSDDPSGGVLDHAPDAFTLGTARHLHEDESYAGHASAGSFEQWLEEPRRSEPAEKQ from the coding sequence ATGACGTCGAGCGATCGTGACGAAACCGCGGGCCCGCAGGGGCCCGGCGCCGCCACCGGGCCCACGCCGGCAGCCGTCGCCGCGGCCGCGCCGGCGACCGACACCGTCGTCGTCCCGGCCGACGAGGACCGGGTGGCGGCGGCCGGCAGCGAGGTGTTCGGCGGCCCGCCCGGACGGCGGGCCCTGCTCGGCGTCTCCTGGTGGATCCCGGTGCGGGTGCTGGCGCTGGTGGTGATCGTGGTCTCGGCGCTCGGCATGGTGCACGACCTGCCCTGCTACGACCAGGCCTGGTTCCAGCCGGGGTCGCCGCAGTACATCCACGCCTGCTACAGCGACATCCCGCACCTGTTCTCCGGCCGCGGCTTCTCGGCCGGGCTGCACCCGTACGTGGACCGGATCCCCGGCACCACGGGGGACCTGCAGTACCTCGAGTACCCGGTGCTGACCGGACTGTTCATGCAGGTCGCGGCCTGGCTGACGCCCGGCGGCGGCACCGAGCAGGCCCAGGAGCAGTGGTTCTGGGCGATCAACGCCGGAATGCTGATGGCCTGCGCCGTGGTCGCCGTGGTCGCGCTCTCCCGCACCCACCGCCGCCGCCCCTGGGACGCGATGCTGTTCGCGCTCTCGCCGGTCCTGCTGCTCAACGGCACCGTCAACTGGGACCTGCTCGCGGTCGCCCTGGCCGCCGTGGCGATGGCCTGGTGGGCCCACTCCCGGCCGGGCTGGGCCGGTGTGTTCATCGGCCTGGCCACCGCGGCCAAGCTCTACCCGCTGCTGCTGATCGGCCCGCTGCTGGTGCTCTGCTGGCGGGCCGGGAAGTGGCGCGAGTTCCGGGTGGTGCTCGGCGGCGCGGTGGGCGCCTGGCTGGTGGTCAACCTGCCGATCATGCTGGCCAACTGGCAGGGCTGGTCGACCTTCTACGTCTTCAGCGAGCACCGCGGCGAGGACTACGGCTCGTTCTGGCTGATCCTGATGCAGAACCGCGGGGTCGGGCTGGCCGACCTCGACCTCTACATCGGCGTGCTGATGGTGCTGGGCTGCGCGGCCATAGCGTGGCTCGGCCTCTCGGCGCCCCGCCGACCGCGGTTCGCCCAGCTGGCCTTCCTGGTGGTCGCGCTGTTCGTACTGGTCAACAAGGTGTACTCGCCGCAGTACGCGCTCTGGCTGCTGCCGCTCGCGGCGCTGGCCCGGCCGCGCTGGCGCGACGTCCTGATCTGGCAGGCCTGCGAGGTGCTCTACACCCTCGGCATCTGGTCCCACCTGGGCTTCGTCACCGGGCCCAAGCAGCACGGGATCGGCGAGACCTGGTACCACTTCGCGATCGTGCTGCACCTGCTGGGCACGCTCTACCTGGTCGTGCTGGTGGTCCGCGACGCCCTCCACCCGGACCGCGACCCGGTGCGCTGGGACGGCAGCGACGACCCCTCCGGCGGGGTGCTCGACCACGCCCCGGACGCGTTCACGCTCGGCACCGCCCGGCACCTGCACGAGGACGAGAGCTACGCCGGACACGCGTCGGCCGGCTCCTTCGAGCAGTGGCTGGAGGAGCCACGGCGGTCGGAGCCGGCCGAGAAGCAGTAG